One Falco peregrinus isolate bFalPer1 chromosome 10, bFalPer1.pri, whole genome shotgun sequence genomic window, GCTTCTCATGCAACgaagcccccctccccccccagcactgccttcAGGGGGCTTTCCCTTCCCGGGGCCACCGACAGCACAGCTACCCCTGCGCTCACCACCTCAAACTTTCACCTTGAACTTTCCCCTTTAGACTCGGCGCCCGAATCCCTTTCGACGTCGACAATTTATTAAGCgactggcagctctgcccctcGGCAGCTAAGGCGGGGCGGGCGGGTGAAGGCCGCGAAGCCGCCGGCCGGGGGGCGGCTCCGCCGTGAAGCCACAGCGCCGCTCCTCGGGGGTCCCCCGCCGGCACCCCAGCCCCCGGGGCGGGGCACGGAGCCCGGCCTCCCGCCGTGCTCCCCGGTACTCACGTCGGGCTCGTCCCTCGGGGCCCGCCGCGGCTCCGCGGCGCCCAGCAGCTCGCTCAGCTCCTCACCCAGCACGGCCTCTGCGGAAGAGACAGCGGCCTCAGCGCCGGCCCGACCGGGGCGCTCCCcaccgcccggccccggccccccgctcACCCCAGTCCAGGCTGGTCCCCGGGCCCGACAGCAGCCCCGCCGGCTCCCACTCGGCCTCCGCCGCCGCCATCGCTTCCGCCTTCCTCCCGAAACACACGTCTCCTTccgggccccgccccgccccgctaCGGCGGCCGCCGGCGGACACAGCGCGGGGCGCGGCCTCCTGCGCCGCCCTCAcccccgggcccccccgcgCGTCCCCCGGCCCACGGAGGCCCTCAGGagggccgcccgcccgccgctcaTCCCCGGGCCCTCAAGGGGGCCGCCCACCCCTCGCCCGCCCCCCAGCTCACAGAGGCGGCTCGTTACACACAGGCGTTTATTCCGGCCCCGCTGACACAAGCCCGTCGCCACAAGCGCGAGTGGGGGGAGCCGCGGGGTGAGGCCCGCGGGCAGGAGGCCGCTCcctgcggggaagggccggggTGGGCGCCCCGCGGGCCCGGGCGGGTCCTCCGAGGGCTTCGTGCGTGGGTGGGTGCTGCGGGGAGGCGGCGCCGCTCCTCGGGGGCCGGGGCGCACCTGCGGTCTCCGCTGGCAGCGGCGGCCCGGGCTCTGGCGGGGGCACGCAGCCCCCCGGGCCCGGGCAGTAACTCCCGCCGGGTCTGCGGCACCGGCGGTCGCGGTGGGGTTTGGTCACGGCCAGGCTGCAAGCACAGGAGAGCCGTCACCTCCTTCGGTGCAGTACAAAGCAGCGGgacccccccttcccctcccaagGGGTGTCCCCACCTGGGAGCACCCCAGCCAGGAGAGCAGCTGCTCAGGTGAATTTTCCACGGGTGCCTGCCAAGCAGGCGCAGGGGGGAACGCTGCCAGCATGCCGTGAGAGGGCAAGGTGCTGCGAGCATCTCACCAGCGCTCACCTTACAGGTTGGCATCGTACGCTGCATTGGTGAAGATGCCCGGTGATCCGAGGTCACTGGAAGGCAAGCACAAGGGTGTCAGCCGTGCGGGAGAGTGCAGGGTGTGAAGGGCAGGGGTTGGCTCAGCCCTGAAGATGCTCCCACTTATAAAAGCAGCCTCACCCAGGCAGGTCTGGGTGGCAGCGGGGTGACCGCAGGGCTGTGATGGGCACGGGCAGAGCCACCCTCCCGCAGAGCACAGCTCTCACCTGGTGGGGTTCAGGAGCTTCTTCTTCTCATCTGGTAACAGTGTCAAAACATCCATGGGGACAGAGCagatagaaaagaaataaccaGATTTGATTAGGGAAGGGTGTGGGAAGCCCCAGCAGCGGCATCTGAAATTGAACCATTTGGCAAGCATGGGATGGAGGGGGGAGTGGGGGCTGAAGCATTTGCCTTCTTCCCCTTTGCAATGAAGGTGTTTTTCTGGCTCTCCAAACCTGGCTGCCGACCCTTTGAGCTGGCCGAACTGCCAAGGACCCCCGCAACTCACAGCAAAGGAGACATGTGGACTGAGGCAATCACATTGTTAAACTCTTCTGTTCATCCCACCCTTCTCTGGGACTCCGTAACCACCTTGCCTGAGAGCCCCTGGCCAAAGCGACGGTGTGCTGTGGGAGGTGTTTCTGTACCTCTGTCGCTGAGCCGCTTGGCAAGGAGGGCAATGAGCATCCCAGAGAGCACAATGCCGGCTACTGCCAGAGCTGTGCCACTGCTGTAAGCCAAGACTTCCTTTAAGAAGGTGGCACCGTCCTCTGAAACAGATCCACAGACCCACAGGTTAGAAAGCTGTCAGAAGGACGTCACAGCACCCAGGTTTCTGGGGTGCCCCCCTGCCATGTTCACGATGTGCTGCAGGAAGCtagacacccccccccccccccgtgctaGAGGACCAAGCAGTCCCATCATACCTGTGCAGACAGGGGCATGCCTAGTCCAGTTCCCTGTGGCCGCACATCGGAGCACCTCTGCTCCCCTCCGAATAAACCCCTCCTCGCAGGAAAAAGTGCACGTGGAGTTGTATGTGAAGTTCCCATGCGTGtgagagcagctcagctggccTCTGCTGGGGGGGtccagcaccaggcagctgaTGACTGCAGATAAAGCACAGGGGCAGCATCAATTGGACAGGAATgatggtggtggggtggggacaTGTGGGCTGGGGAGCCAGGGGATGAGCTGCCACAGACCAGGGGTGTTAAGGGAAAGGGGACACTGGGGAAAGCAATCTGCTGCAACAGAGCACTTCCAGACATGCATGTGATCATGAGATCTACCTTTGCATTGTGCGGTGTCCCCAGTCCATGCCCCTGTGGCTGTGCATTCGCGACTCTCCATCCCTACCAGTGCAAACCCTGCCTGGCAGGAGAAGGCACACGTGGAGCCAAAGACAAAGTCCCCATGGAGGTGGGAGCAGTTCAGCTCTCCATGGTCTGGAGCACTGAGCACCGGGCAGGCAatggctgcagggacagagatACACTtcaagcaggagctggggacTACAAGGCTCAACTGTTGAAATGAGAGGATCAAGACACTGGAGAACACCTCAAGGTCATCCCAAGGCCTGTGACACCTCAAGCAGCAGCTCTACCTTCACAGTGTGGAGGATCCCCAGTCCAGGTCCCTGTGGCCGTGCACTCTCGGCTCTCCAACCCCATCAAGGCAAACCCCGTATGACAGGAGAAGGCACACGTGGAGCCAAAGGCAAAGTCCCCATGGAGGTGGGAGCAGTTCAGCTCTCCGTGGTCTGGAGCACTGAGCACAGGGCAGGTGatggctgcagggacagagatACACTTCAAGAAGGAGCCTGGGGACTACGAGGCTCAACTGTTGCAATGAGAGGACCAAGACACCAGAGAACATGGTCATCCCAAGGCCTGTGACACGCTGAGCAGCAACTCTACCTTTGCATTGTGGGGCAACCCCAGTCCATGTCCCTGTGGCTGTGCACTCTCGGCTCTCCAGCCCCATCAGCGCAAATCCTGCCTGGCAGGAGAAGGCACACGTGGAGCCGAAGGCAAAGTCCCCATGGAGGTGGGAGCAGTTCAGCTCTCCGTGGTCTGGAGCACTGAGCACAGGGCAGGCAatggctgcagggacagagatACACTtcaagcaggagctggggacTACAAGGCTCAACTGTTGAAATGAGAAGATCAAGACACTGGAGAACATGTCAAGGTCATTCCAAGGCCTGTGACACCTCAAGCAGCAGCTCTACCTTCACAGCGTGGGGCATCCCCGGTCCAGGTCCCTGTGGCCGTGCACTCTCGGCTCTCCAACCCCATCAACGCAAACCCCATCTGACAGAAGAAGGCACACATGGAGCCAAAGGCAAAGTCCCCATGGAGGTGGGAGCAGTTCAGCTCTCCGTGGTCTGGAGCACTGAGCACAGGGCAGGTGatggctgcagggacagagatACACTTCAAGAAGGAGCCTGGGGACTACAGGGTTAAAGTGTGGGGACAAGAGGTTGGGGAAAATCCTATTGTCACCCAAAGGGAGCAACACCCTGAGCTCTAGCAGCAGCTCTACCTTCACAGCGTGGGGTATCCCCAGTCCAGGTCCCTGTGGCTGTGCACTCGTGGCTTTCCAGCCCCATCAGTGCAAACCCTGGCCGGCAGGAGAAGGCACACGTGGAGCCAAAGGTGAAGTCCCCATGGAGGTGGGAGCAGTTCAGCTCTCCGTGGTCTGGAGCACTGAGCACTGGGCAGGCAACAGCTGCATGGATAGATATACACTTCAGCAGGAGCCTGGAGACTATGAGGCTCAACTTGCAATGAGAGGATCAAGACACTGGAGAACATCCCAGGGTCAATCCAAGGTCTGGGACACCTCGAGCAGCAACTCTACCTTCACAGCGTGGGGCATCCCCAGTCCAGGTCCCTGTGGCTGTGCATTTGCGGCTCTCTGGCCCCATTAGTGCAAACCCTGCCTGGCAGGAGAAGGCACACGTGGAGCCAAAGGTGAAGTCCCCGTGGAGGTGGGAGCAGCTCAACTCTCCCCAGTCTGGAGCGCTGAGCACAGGGCAGGTGATGGCTGCAGGGCAAAGGGGCACACTTCAAGCAGGAGCTTGGGGACTGGGAGGCTAAACTGCTGGAACCAAGAGGCTGGGGAACATCCTAGTGTCTCCCCAAGGCCAATGACACCCTGATCTCTGCTCTAGAAGCAGCTTTACCTTCACAGCGTGGGGCATCCCCTGTCCAGGTCCCTGTGGCTGTGCACTCTCGGCTCTCTGACCCCATCAGCTCAAACCCCATCTGACAGGAGAAGGAACACGTGGAGCCGAAGGCAAAGTCCCCGTGGAGGTGGGAGCAGTTCAGCTCTCCCCGGTCTGGAGCACTGAGCTCTGGGCAGGTGATGGCTGCAATGGGAGAGCAGGTCTCAGAGACAAGATAGATGAGGTTAAATCTAAGGATTAGGGCTGAATCCTGATCAGGCAAAACCAAACCTCTGGTGATATGTCTCTGATTTGCCTTTCCTACCCAGACAAGTCTCATCTCTTCAAAAACAGTAGTAATGTAGTTGGTGCAATGATTTTTCTGCCATAGGAATGATTTCCTGGTGGTGGAAGttgctgctctgccagagcCCTGTTCATCCCCTGCACTACCCTGGCGTTGCAGCCCCCAGGATGAAGGACCATGGCTGCTACAGTCCTACTCACCTCCCTCCCTGGATTGGAGCAGAGACCTGCCTCCATTCTTGTCACAGTAGCAGTGGGAAGGACACCCAGGTGGCTTTGGGGCTGtaggggatggggatgggatggctACAGGGGCTGCGTGCCAGCCCCTCCAggctgtgcctggggtgtgCTTCGCTGCATGCCATGGCAGCACCCAACATTTGCTGTGGCGAGcggctctgcctgcctgcaggacCACCGCAGGTTAGTGGCAGGAGCACACCTAACATCACCGGCACCCAGCCCCGGTGAGACAGACCCCATTTCCTACACCTTTCAGGCTGACACCGAAGACTTTCCTTGGCAGACTTTTCCTTTCACAGCTATTTTACAGGCAAGCCTGGTTTCCCACAGAATCCCTGGAGGTGTCTATCGGGgccccaaaacccagcactgaTGCACCTTCCAGCAGGCAGCCCAGGCTCTACCTTTGCAGCGTGGGGAGGGCATGCTGAGGGCGtgagggctgcaggcagacacCCGGCAGCGCGTgcgagggcagggcaggcagccttGCCCCTTATAGTGTCTGCAGTAGCATCAGCCTCACTGCAGCAGGAACCTCTGCTTGTTTTTGGAGTAAACCCAACTGGCAACGTTTGCTAATGCAGCTTCGTAATTAGCAAAGGCGGCTGACTGACTCTTCTGATTCATTgcgaaaaagaaaaataaatcatacttacagccagcaggaaaaaacagtgaGCTGGGAAAGCAAACCTTTGGGAACTTGGAAAGCCTGGAGCAGGCAGGCTCAGCCCAGCTTGTGTGGGAGGACTTCCACAAAATTGGGAGCCAGCCTCTGACCCTGCCActgtgggggctgctggccaCGGGACAGTCACATCTCCATGCCCGTTCCCCTTAACCACAGAAAGATTTGCTGGTCTCAGCTGCCTAAAGCAAGCCCCGGGCTGGACCACAGGCCCAGCCAGAACAAGCATCATTGGCAGCAGTAACTTCAaggcaggattttattttttaaatatctatACAGAGACCCTGCCTGCCCCCGACCCCTCCTGCTGGGACTCCCAACACAGAGGGTccccagctgtgtcctgtgtCTGCTCCAGTCCTTGCTTTGTCCCACCCTTGTGCAAGGCTGCAGATGCACCACGCAACAGCACAGGGAAGGTGGAGCAAGGCTCTCGCACGCCCCAAAAAAGCCCAGCACCTCTCTGGGATGCCTGGCACCTGGCTGTGAACCTTTGAGCCGCTGACAGGAAGACTTTCCCTGCAGCATGATGTACCGCAGCTTTCTCTCCTTTGTGGCTTCCTGCCCTGTTTTGTCCCTCCCAGCTTATACCTAAGCTCATCTCAGAGGCCCTTGCTGCCGCTCaaggcagcccagccccgctgGGATACACCCTTCCCCTGGCCACAACAGCAGCCACCCTTTGATCTTCTCTGAGGATTCCTGAGATGCCAAGCACCTTCCCAAAGTGGATTGGGGTGAGCAGGGGGAGATGGAGATGGTGCCACCAGGATGATGGAGATGCCAAGACACTCTCCTGCCCTCATGCTCAGACCATGCAGGGTGCTGGCACCTGGGTGGGATTCAGGTCAGCAAGCAAGAGCACTGGGACAGCCAGGGCAAGCAGGGGGCTCATCCAGAGCTCACAGCCACTCTGCCCATTGCAGTCTTATCAGGGAACTGCTCCCCATACGGAACACCGGGAGCCGCTTCTGCAAagggctggggcacagcaaGTGCAGCCCATCACTTGCCTGAGCAGTGTTGGGCACACGGGGCTTGACCCCCCCAAAGCATCAATGCTGCATCCCTGAGACCCCCTGGCAGGCCCTACCTGTGCACGTGGGGATGTCTGCTGACCACTTCTGGGAAGGCAGGCACCGCAGCGTGCCAGCCCCTTGCCG contains:
- the SELP gene encoding P-selectin isoform X7; its protein translation is MGTAAGLRSAGRTWALSSHGICYLGIAAITWGVVMRMEVGAWKYHYSDQGDYTWEQARNYCQTFFTDLVAIQNKREIEYLNESLPFHNRYYWIGIRKLNGIWTWVGTKKALTKEAENWAAGEPNNRRSNQDCVEIYIKRPRESGKWNDEPCNRRKKALCYQASCPPIPCSQRGECVETIGSYHCECYPGFYGPECEAVVQCAELEPRGARMNCSHPYGDFSYNSTCVFGCHEGFERQGAGTLRCLPSQKWSADIPTCTAITCPVLSAPDHGELNCSHLHGDFAFGSMCAFFCQMGFALMGLESRECTATGTWTGDAPRCEAIACPVLSAPDHGELNCSHLHGDFAFGSTCAFSCQAGFALMGLESRECTATGTWTGVAPQCKAITCPVLSAPDHGELNCSHLHGDFAFGSTCAFSCHTGFALMGLESRECTATGTWTGDPPHCEAIACPVLSAPDHGELNCSHLHGDFVFGSTCAFSCQAGFALVGMESRECTATGAWTGDTAQCKVISCLVLDPPSRGQLSCSHTHGNFTYNSTCTFSCEEGFIRRGAEVLRCAATGNWTRHAPVCTEDGATFLKEVLAYSSGTALAVAGIVLSGMLIALLAKRLSDRDEKKKLLNPTSDLGSPGIFTNAAYDANL
- the SELP gene encoding P-selectin isoform X2 — encoded protein: MGTAAGLRSAGRTWALSSHGICYLGIAAITWGVVMRMEVGAWKYHYSDQGDYTWEQARNYCQTFFTDLVAIQNKREIEYLNESLPFHNRYYWIGIRKLNGIWTWVGTKKALTKEAENWAAGEPNNRRSNQDCVEIYIKRPRESGKWNDEPCNRRKKALCYQASCPPIPCSQRGECVETIGSYHCECYPGFYGPECEAVVQCAELEPRGARMNCSHPYGDFSYNSTCVFGCHEGFERQGAGTLRCLPSQKWSADIPTCTAITCPELSAPDRGELNCSHLHGDFAFGSTCSFSCQMGFELMGSESRECTATGTWTGDAPRCEAITCPVLSAPDWGELSCSHLHGDFTFGSTCAFSCQAGFALMGPESRKCTATGTWTGDAPRCEAVACPVLSAPDHGELNCSHLHGDFTFGSTCAFSCRPGFALMGLESHECTATGTWTGDTPRCEAITCPVLSAPDHGELNCSHLHGDFAFGSMCAFFCQMGFALMGLESRECTATGTWTGDAPRCEAIACPVLSAPDHGELNCSHLHGDFAFGSTCAFSCQAGFALMGLESRECTATGTWTGVAPQCKAITCPVLSAPDHGELNCSHLHGDFAFGSTCAFSCHTGFALMGLESRECTATGTWTGDPPHCEAIACPVLSAPDHGELNCSHLHGDFVFGSTCAFSCQAGFALVGMESRECTATGAWTGDTAQCKVISCLVLDPPSRGQLSCSHTHGNFTYNSTCTFSCEEGFIRRGAEVLRCAATGNWTRHAPVCTEDGATFLKEVLAYSSGTALAVAGIVLSGMLIALLAKRLSDRDEKKKLLNPTSDLGSPGIFTNAAYDANL
- the SELP gene encoding P-selectin isoform X5 → MGTAAGLRSAGRTWALSSHGICYLGIAAITWGVVMRMEVGAWKYHYSDQGDYTWEQARNYCQTFFTDLVAIQNKREIEYLNESLPFHNRYYWIGIRKLNGIWTWVGTKKALTKEAENWAAGEPNNRRSNQDCVEIYIKRPRESGKWNDEPCNRRKKALCYQASCPPIPCSQRGECVETIGSYHCECYPGFYGPECEAVVQCAELEPRGARMNCSHPYGDFSYNSTCVFGCHEGFERQGAGTLRCLPSQKWSADIPTCTAITCPVLSAPDWGELSCSHLHGDFTFGSTCAFSCQAGFALMGPESRKCTATGTWTGDAPRCEAVACPVLSAPDHGELNCSHLHGDFTFGSTCAFSCRPGFALMGLESHECTATGTWTGDTPRCEAITCPVLSAPDHGELNCSHLHGDFAFGSMCAFFCQMGFALMGLESRECTATGTWTGDAPRCEAIACPVLSAPDHGELNCSHLHGDFAFGSTCAFSCQAGFALMGLESRECTATGTWTGVAPQCKAITCPVLSAPDHGELNCSHLHGDFAFGSTCAFSCHTGFALMGLESRECTATGTWTGDPPHCEAIACPVLSAPDHGELNCSHLHGDFVFGSTCAFSCQAGFALVGMESRECTATGAWTGDTAQCKVISCLVLDPPSRGQLSCSHTHGNFTYNSTCTFSCEEGFIRRGAEVLRCAATGNWTRHAPVCTEDGATFLKEVLAYSSGTALAVAGIVLSGMLIALLAKRLSDRDEKKKLLNPTSDLGSPGIFTNAAYDANL
- the SELP gene encoding P-selectin isoform X6, giving the protein MGTAAGLRSAGRTWALSSHGICYLGIAAITWGVVMRMEVGAWKYHYSDQGDYTWEQARNYCQTFFTDLVAIQNKREIEYLNESLPFHNRYYWIGIRKLNGIWTWVGTKKALTKEAENWAAGEPNNRRSNQDCVEIYIKRPRESGKWNDEPCNRRKKALCYQASCPPIPCSQRGECVETIGSYHCECYPGFYGPECEAVVQCAELEPRGARMNCSHPYGDFSYNSTCVFGCHEGFERQGAGTLRCLPSQKWSADIPTCTAITCPELSAPDRGELNCSHLHGDFAFGSTCSFSCQMGFELMGSESRECTATGTWTGDAPRCEAITCPVLSAPDHGELNCSHLHGDFAFGSMCAFFCQMGFALMGLESRECTATGTWTGDAPRCEAIACPVLSAPDHGELNCSHLHGDFAFGSTCAFSCQAGFALMGLESRECTATGTWTGVAPQCKAITCPVLSAPDHGELNCSHLHGDFAFGSTCAFSCHTGFALMGLESRECTATGTWTGDPPHCEAIACPVLSAPDHGELNCSHLHGDFVFGSTCAFSCQAGFALVGMESRECTATGAWTGDTAQCKVISCLVLDPPSRGQLSCSHTHGNFTYNSTCTFSCEEGFIRRGAEVLRCAATGNWTRHAPVCTEDGATFLKEVLAYSSGTALAVAGIVLSGMLIALLAKRLSDRDEKKKLLNPTSDLGSPGIFTNAAYDANL
- the SELP gene encoding P-selectin isoform X4; translation: MGTAAGLRSAGRTWALSSHGICYLGIAAITWGVVMRMEVGAWKYHYSDQGDYTWEQARNYCQTFFTDLVAIQNKREIEYLNESLPFHNRYYWIGIRKLNGIWTWVGTKKALTKEAENWAAGEPNNRRSNQDCVEIYIKRPRESGKWNDEPCNRRKKALCYQASCPPIPCSQRGECVETIGSYHCECYPGFYGPECEAVVQCAELEPRGARMNCSHPYGDFSYNSTCVFGCHEGFERQGAGTLRCLPSQKWSADIPTCTAITCPELSAPDRGELNCSHLHGDFAFGSTCSFSCQMGFELMGSESRECTATGTWTGDAPRCEAITCPVLSAPDWGELSCSHLHGDFTFGSTCAFSCQAGFALMGPESRKCTATGTWTGDAPRCEAVACPVLSAPDHGELNCSHLHGDFTFGSTCAFSCRPGFALMGLESHECTATGTWTGDTPRCEAIACPVLSAPDHGELNCSHLHGDFAFGSTCAFSCQAGFALMGLESRECTATGTWTGVAPQCKAITCPVLSAPDHGELNCSHLHGDFAFGSTCAFSCHTGFALMGLESRECTATGTWTGDPPHCEAIACPVLSAPDHGELNCSHLHGDFVFGSTCAFSCQAGFALVGMESRECTATGAWTGDTAQCKVISCLVLDPPSRGQLSCSHTHGNFTYNSTCTFSCEEGFIRRGAEVLRCAATGNWTRHAPVCTEDGATFLKEVLAYSSGTALAVAGIVLSGMLIALLAKRLSDRDEKKKLLNPTSDLGSPGIFTNAAYDANL
- the SELP gene encoding P-selectin isoform X3, which translates into the protein MGTAAGLRSAGRTWALSSHGICYLGIAAITWGVVMRMEVGAWKYHYSDQGDYTWEQARNYCQTFFTDLVAIQNKREIEYLNESLPFHNRYYWIGIRKLNGIWTWVGTKKALTKEAENWAAGEPNNRRSNQDCVEIYIKRPRESGKWNDEPCNRRKKALCYQASCPPIPCSQRGECVETIGSYHCECYPGFYGPECEAVVQCAELEPRGARMNCSHPYGDFSYNSTCVFGCHEGFERQGAGTLRCLPSQKWSADIPTCTAITCPELSAPDRGELNCSHLHGDFAFGSTCSFSCQMGFELMGSESRECTATGTWTGDAPRCEAITCPVLSAPDWGELSCSHLHGDFTFGSTCAFSCQAGFALMGPESRKCTATGTWTGDAPRCEAVACPVLSAPDHGELNCSHLHGDFTFGSTCAFSCRPGFALMGLESHECTATGTWTGDTPRCEAITCPVLSAPDHGELNCSHLHGDFAFGSMCAFFCQMGFALMGLESRECTATGTWTGDAPRCEAITCPVLSAPDHGELNCSHLHGDFAFGSTCAFSCHTGFALMGLESRECTATGTWTGDPPHCEAIACPVLSAPDHGELNCSHLHGDFVFGSTCAFSCQAGFALVGMESRECTATGAWTGDTAQCKVISCLVLDPPSRGQLSCSHTHGNFTYNSTCTFSCEEGFIRRGAEVLRCAATGNWTRHAPVCTEDGATFLKEVLAYSSGTALAVAGIVLSGMLIALLAKRLSDRDEKKKLLNPTSDLGSPGIFTNAAYDANL